In the genome of Nitrospira japonica, one region contains:
- a CDS encoding caspase family protein — protein sequence MRRLALIVGIGVYKDSRLKQLKGAPLDAQHMYDLLTGAGGYGFPRPNVCLLRDAAATVTNFKTAFDQGLIKRAKPNDVVVVYFAGHGSTRKDTNGDEGDGTDETLVFHDSRTQDVHDLLDDEFNTLLAALHQRTQRITVILDSCNSGTAARADAASLTARFQEPETLPTAVLSGSAASQADGSPTFTPMDLPGLVLLAAAADGTSALESPDGGIFTNALMTVLSAAPKPPLSYTQVSYQVRPLVAARSSQVPYFHGDLSGVVFGNEKRSHPMGLRVSAIKLPNLTLSGPPLPGLGLNAELRVFDGQALGPDTLDPKKAKATLIVENSTGLRATGRIIGKGPNLIPIKEGDLAVLIRPADSFLRLSVRLRSPTQPGGIPLQRATAIQEIVDDDPDTKLMVQLVTDETTPVAFELSVQDNNRIVLRDSENRIRNHYQDGDTEAVLIANNLWQHARQLALKHLTGEGGRVFRDGETLQVSLVPESTGQTSCARKATWDQAKPNEPQNIPLCFRYQIKVTLDAQARVPLLVGGAILSSDGGILSFSNMLHEPLYPGRSRIFSTPFHGLPPLDIEDQIMVFGTHVANPIDWGALTSRVADGARTLRDPASTTSGLGHALGRYLVPGMRGQAEVTVVEDSAWTRTSLPVKVRANANFLESPQDGTQQSEINKREYTIANFDIRPYLPDDKKTALYKVLWQADSLAKYSRMEHDGVSYKQHPWIESTDADNLRKGIDCSRAIWFTFTRAGLAYNKQGNAYVSTVDMVKPQGPMADEFLSCPADPQIGDVLVFRDDTRGDGHTVMVIDPVKRIAWGSHGWDGNVKESKMSDTGVEYQLIKYKKDWTRWDRPTMKQKACWRYRQIAAETMTSRGQPSADALNTSCEESQCLEENLPDETFMQAIQEKKP from the coding sequence ATGCGTCGGCTTGCCCTCATCGTCGGCATAGGCGTGTACAAGGATTCTCGACTCAAACAACTAAAAGGGGCTCCACTAGATGCGCAACACATGTATGACTTACTAACAGGCGCAGGAGGTTATGGATTTCCAAGGCCAAATGTCTGCCTATTACGTGATGCAGCTGCTACAGTGACAAATTTCAAGACTGCATTTGACCAGGGACTCATTAAGCGTGCAAAGCCGAACGATGTGGTTGTGGTTTATTTTGCTGGGCATGGCTCTACACGAAAAGATACGAATGGTGATGAAGGAGACGGTACGGATGAAACGCTTGTGTTCCATGATTCGCGGACACAGGACGTGCACGATCTGCTCGATGATGAGTTCAACACTCTGCTTGCAGCGCTTCATCAGCGAACGCAACGTATAACCGTTATCCTGGACTCCTGTAATTCAGGCACCGCAGCACGCGCGGATGCTGCCTCCTTGACCGCCCGCTTTCAGGAACCCGAAACCCTTCCTACTGCAGTTCTCAGTGGGTCAGCCGCAAGCCAAGCCGACGGCAGTCCAACGTTCACGCCCATGGATCTACCAGGACTGGTCCTGTTAGCAGCAGCAGCAGATGGGACCTCCGCACTGGAAAGCCCCGATGGAGGCATCTTCACCAATGCGCTTATGACGGTACTAAGCGCCGCCCCGAAGCCTCCGTTATCGTATACACAAGTGTCCTACCAAGTGCGCCCGCTTGTAGCCGCCCGTAGCTCGCAAGTACCGTACTTTCACGGAGACCTTTCGGGAGTCGTCTTCGGAAACGAAAAGCGTTCTCACCCTATGGGACTTCGCGTCAGCGCCATCAAGCTGCCCAATCTCACGCTCAGTGGACCTCCATTGCCAGGGCTCGGACTCAATGCAGAACTGCGCGTCTTCGACGGCCAAGCTCTTGGCCCCGACACCCTGGATCCCAAAAAGGCGAAAGCAACCCTCATCGTCGAGAACTCGACAGGCCTCCGCGCCACTGGTCGCATTATAGGAAAGGGTCCAAACCTCATACCTATTAAGGAAGGCGACTTAGCAGTGTTGATTCGTCCAGCTGATTCTTTTCTCAGGCTATCGGTACGCTTGCGCTCGCCTACCCAGCCGGGCGGCATTCCACTTCAACGCGCCACCGCGATTCAGGAGATCGTTGACGATGATCCCGACACGAAGCTCATGGTGCAACTAGTCACAGATGAGACGACGCCCGTCGCTTTCGAGTTAAGTGTTCAAGACAATAACCGCATCGTACTTCGGGACAGCGAGAATCGCATCCGGAACCATTATCAGGATGGGGATACTGAGGCGGTTTTGATTGCCAACAATCTCTGGCAACATGCCCGACAGCTAGCCTTAAAGCATCTGACGGGTGAAGGCGGACGGGTCTTCAGGGATGGGGAGACACTGCAAGTTAGTTTAGTACCTGAGTCCACAGGTCAAACTTCCTGTGCTCGAAAAGCCACGTGGGACCAGGCAAAACCAAATGAGCCACAGAACATACCCCTATGCTTTCGGTATCAAATCAAGGTCACGCTCGACGCCCAAGCCCGGGTACCATTGCTGGTTGGGGGCGCTATCCTCTCATCCGATGGAGGCATCCTCAGTTTTTCCAACATGTTGCATGAACCATTATACCCGGGGAGGAGTCGGATATTTAGCACACCATTTCATGGTCTTCCCCCCTTAGATATCGAAGATCAGATTATGGTGTTTGGCACTCACGTCGCCAATCCCATCGATTGGGGCGCGCTTACCTCCAGGGTAGCGGACGGAGCCAGGACGCTGAGGGATCCCGCTAGTACGACTAGCGGCTTGGGTCATGCCTTGGGACGTTATCTCGTGCCGGGAATGCGTGGACAAGCCGAAGTGACTGTCGTCGAGGATAGCGCGTGGACGCGCACGAGCCTCCCTGTTAAAGTTCGAGCCAACGCCAACTTTCTTGAGTCACCTCAAGACGGCACACAGCAAAGTGAGATCAACAAGCGTGAATATACCATCGCCAATTTCGATATTCGTCCATACCTGCCGGACGATAAAAAGACAGCCCTCTATAAAGTACTTTGGCAAGCCGATTCGCTAGCAAAGTATTCCCGTATGGAACACGACGGTGTGAGTTATAAACAGCATCCGTGGATTGAATCCACAGATGCGGACAATCTGAGAAAAGGCATCGATTGTTCACGAGCCATCTGGTTTACCTTTACTCGCGCCGGGCTTGCATACAACAAGCAAGGGAACGCTTACGTATCGACGGTAGACATGGTCAAACCCCAAGGACCCATGGCCGACGAGTTTCTAAGCTGTCCTGCTGATCCGCAGATAGGCGATGTACTGGTCTTTCGCGATGACACCCGTGGCGATGGCCACACCGTCATGGTCATCGATCCGGTCAAACGAATTGCCTGGGGCTCGCACGGCTGGGACGGGAATGTGAAAGAGAGCAAGATGTCCGATACAGGCGTTGAATATCAATTAATCAAATACAAGAAAGACTGGACGCGGTGGGACCGGCCCACCATGAAGCAGAAGGCCTGCTGGCGGTATCGTCAGATTGCGGCTGAAACCATGACGTCACGGGGACAGCCTAGTGCGGACGCCCTAAACACATCTTGCGAGGAATCGCAGTGTCTCGAAGAGAACCTGCCAGATGAGACTTTCATGCAAGCTATCCAGGAGAAAAAGCCATGA
- a CDS encoding restriction endonuclease subunit S domain-containing protein produces the protein MAWEQAIAIAKVEDDGCVGNHRMLKCESKTDCAVTGFLWYYFTTPDGFDKVYAASPGTWARNRTMTAPSLMAIEVPLPRLIVQQTFDRLHAEVVALKDKHAAIRTANKALLPAILERVFS, from the coding sequence ATGGCGTGGGAGCAGGCCATTGCAATTGCCAAAGTAGAAGATGATGGCTGCGTCGGCAACCACCGGATGCTTAAATGCGAATCTAAGACTGATTGTGCCGTGACGGGCTTCCTCTGGTACTACTTCACTACTCCAGATGGATTCGACAAGGTTTACGCGGCTTCTCCAGGTACTTGGGCCCGTAACCGAACGATGACGGCTCCGTCCTTAATGGCTATTGAGGTGCCCTTACCTCGGCTCATTGTCCAGCAGACTTTCGACCGCCTCCATGCCGAAGTTGTTGCGCTCAAGGACAAGCATGCAGCGATCCGAACCGCCAACAAAGCACTTCTGCCCGCAATACTGGAACGGGTGTTCTCATGA
- a CDS encoding DUF6603 domain-containing protein, producing MITIYLKDRFPLARHVAVLLTLIEPAEEQHDQNPLSHDRFHIYRVIDLVRDPKTTLCAEYVNALATTADAGAMAKKLFLRLARLFREVGVSCCYSFNPEDEDLLGDAAPLMRYALIVYVDDLFANASAEAGVVLGISSADQGDLGLVMSPFGSITSTKDVGAWTVSNHVTAGVDVIAYGRHGITLSASTGTTEATASFSATLEGQEDTPGFVLGAPGSTRIEVGGARLRIETSLSETRQSLAISADVFSSALIIAPANGDGFLSSILPANGMRANFDLGLAWSNERGLTLRGSTGLDATLPIGLAIGGLKVPTVHLRLHAGDKGLETEASATLVLRLGPVEATIERVGLAADLTFPQTGGNLGVADLDFRFKPPTGVGLTIDAGVVHGGGFLSFDPQQAQYAGVLYLEMQGGIAVRALGLIHTRLPGGQNGFSLVVVITAEGFKPIPLGLGFMLRGIGGLLGIHRTANEDAIQLGMRANTLDGILAPADPVRNGPQYLSALNTVFPPAQDHHLFGPVVQITWGTPPLAIIRLAFIVEFGVRTRALMVGHLSAILPRQELDLVRLQMYVFGGIDFAQERAFLDAVLHDSRLLNKYVITGEMRMRMTWNRNPSFILAIGGVHPDFTPPPGLEPMPRLAIVLANSDDLKLRCEAYFAITSNTVQFGAHVHLFAKKSKFSVEGMAGFDVLIQFNPFHFVAALHASLELKAFGRSLFMVSFEGELSGPRPLHVRGKATFKIWIFRKSVSFDTTLIEGESPPVPESTDVARLLREALSQPAAWSAALPRTLSRLVSLREIDDSTGIRMHPLGLLTIKQNVVPLNLLITRFGTTPVAGGPQEFQIQQLQIGIGGVDTEPVRDHFAPAQFRDMSDDEKLSSPSFELLEAGIQATTQQAEHGAPLTTTVEYEEKIIPKPAGPPPPRHTMDAGIAARLSRWSAAGLHAAKHSGPNRYRAPALKLPTRSKIFRLVSKSNLTKRLNSTDFVTYAEADAAKRKLNFTEQAGLQIVAVTP from the coding sequence TTGATTACCATCTACTTGAAGGACCGATTTCCACTTGCACGGCATGTGGCCGTGCTATTGACGCTAATAGAACCCGCTGAGGAACAGCACGACCAAAATCCACTGAGCCACGACCGTTTCCACATTTATCGCGTGATCGACCTCGTGCGGGATCCCAAGACGACACTTTGTGCTGAATACGTCAACGCTCTTGCCACAACGGCTGATGCAGGGGCGATGGCGAAAAAACTTTTTCTCAGACTGGCTCGCCTATTTCGCGAGGTAGGAGTTTCCTGCTGTTATAGCTTTAACCCAGAAGATGAGGATCTGCTCGGTGACGCGGCACCCTTAATGCGGTATGCCTTAATCGTCTATGTTGATGACCTTTTCGCAAATGCCTCTGCGGAGGCTGGTGTCGTGCTTGGGATCTCGTCCGCTGACCAAGGTGATCTCGGCCTGGTGATGAGCCCATTTGGTTCGATTACCTCCACCAAGGACGTTGGCGCATGGACAGTTTCAAACCATGTCACAGCTGGGGTGGACGTAATTGCCTACGGCCGTCATGGCATAACGCTCTCGGCGAGCACAGGGACCACAGAAGCGACGGCAAGCTTCTCCGCAACGCTTGAGGGACAAGAAGATACACCGGGGTTTGTTCTCGGCGCTCCGGGCTCAACACGCATTGAGGTAGGAGGCGCACGGCTCAGAATCGAGACCTCGCTCTCTGAAACACGGCAATCGCTTGCGATTTCTGCCGACGTATTCTCCTCAGCCCTGATCATCGCGCCTGCCAACGGTGACGGCTTCCTCAGCAGCATTCTGCCGGCGAACGGTATGCGGGCCAACTTCGATCTCGGCCTGGCCTGGTCCAACGAACGAGGACTGACACTGCGTGGCAGCACGGGGCTGGACGCAACCTTACCAATTGGGCTTGCGATAGGTGGGCTGAAGGTGCCGACCGTTCATCTCCGGCTGCATGCCGGCGACAAAGGCTTGGAAACAGAAGCATCGGCCACACTCGTGCTCCGGCTTGGCCCCGTAGAAGCAACGATAGAGCGAGTGGGACTCGCTGCTGACCTAACTTTCCCCCAAACTGGGGGCAATCTTGGTGTGGCGGATCTGGACTTCCGTTTCAAGCCTCCCACCGGCGTCGGCCTCACGATCGATGCCGGCGTCGTACATGGGGGAGGCTTTCTTTCCTTCGATCCTCAGCAAGCTCAGTATGCGGGTGTGCTCTACCTGGAGATGCAAGGCGGCATCGCCGTGCGGGCCCTTGGGCTGATTCATACGCGGCTGCCGGGCGGCCAGAACGGATTTTCCCTTGTTGTGGTGATCACCGCCGAAGGCTTCAAGCCGATCCCGCTTGGCTTGGGGTTCATGCTCCGGGGAATCGGTGGGCTTCTCGGCATCCATCGAACAGCGAACGAAGACGCCATTCAGCTAGGTATGCGCGCCAACACGCTCGACGGTATCCTCGCACCGGCTGATCCGGTCCGCAATGGGCCTCAATATCTAAGTGCACTCAACACGGTGTTTCCTCCGGCACAGGATCATCATCTCTTTGGGCCGGTCGTGCAGATTACGTGGGGCACTCCACCCCTTGCCATCATTCGCTTAGCCTTCATTGTGGAATTCGGCGTGCGCACCAGGGCACTAATGGTTGGGCACCTTTCGGCGATCCTTCCCAGGCAGGAGCTGGATCTTGTCCGCCTCCAGATGTACGTCTTTGGCGGAATCGATTTCGCGCAAGAGCGGGCCTTTCTCGATGCGGTGCTGCACGACTCGCGTTTGCTGAACAAATACGTCATCACCGGCGAGATGCGGATGCGGATGACTTGGAACCGGAATCCGTCTTTTATCCTGGCGATCGGCGGGGTGCATCCGGACTTTACGCCTCCCCCTGGACTTGAGCCGATGCCCCGCCTCGCCATCGTACTAGCGAATTCCGACGATCTGAAGCTCCGGTGCGAGGCGTATTTCGCCATCACTTCCAACACCGTCCAGTTCGGCGCGCACGTGCATTTGTTCGCGAAAAAATCGAAATTCAGTGTCGAAGGTATGGCAGGCTTCGATGTGCTGATTCAATTTAACCCATTTCATTTCGTCGCGGCGCTGCATGCATCATTGGAATTGAAGGCCTTCGGCCGAAGCCTCTTCATGGTGTCCTTCGAGGGCGAACTGTCCGGCCCGCGTCCGTTACATGTTCGGGGGAAAGCCACATTTAAGATCTGGATCTTTAGGAAATCGGTGTCATTCGACACGACCCTTATCGAAGGGGAATCTCCCCCGGTTCCCGAGTCGACTGATGTGGCCAGACTGTTGCGAGAAGCGTTGAGCCAGCCGGCCGCGTGGAGCGCGGCTCTGCCGCGCACGCTTTCGAGATTGGTGAGTCTGCGTGAGATTGACGACTCGACGGGGATACGCATGCACCCGCTGGGTCTCCTGACGATCAAACAAAATGTCGTGCCGTTGAACCTTCTGATCACACGGTTTGGGACAACGCCCGTCGCTGGCGGGCCGCAGGAATTCCAAATCCAACAACTTCAGATCGGCATAGGAGGTGTTGACACCGAACCGGTACGTGATCACTTTGCCCCGGCCCAGTTTCGTGACATGTCGGATGATGAGAAGTTGTCGAGCCCGTCGTTTGAATTGTTAGAAGCTGGGATCCAGGCTACAACCCAACAGGCGGAGCATGGCGCTCCACTCACGACTACAGTGGAGTATGAAGAAAAGATCATCCCCAAACCGGCTGGCCCGCCGCCTCCACGCCATACGATGGACGCCGGGATTGCCGCTCGACTTTCGCGGTGGAGCGCAGCTGGTCTGCACGCAGCCAAACACTCCGGGCCAAACCGCTACCGAGCTCCCGCCCTAAAACTGCCGACTCGGAGCAAGATCTTCCGATTGGTCTCAAAGTCCAATCTTACGAAACGGCTCAATTCGACGGACTTCGTTACCTACGCTGAAGCTGATGCTGCGAAGAGAAAGCTGAATTTTACGGAACAAGCGGGTCTGCAGATTGTGGCCGTAACGCCTTGA
- a CDS encoding CHAT domain-containing tetratricopeptide repeat protein produces the protein MRQLALHQVWCLFFACIATLTTLTPTWGKKDELATAEQLNTKVMLLYDSGKYTEAISLAKRALVINESALGQNHPTTAASLNNLATLYHLTGAYAKAEPLYERALAIREKVLGPQHPTTATSLNNLAGLYKATGTYAKAEPLYERALAIREKVLGPQHPTTATSLDDLAGLYEATGTYAKAEPLYERALAIREKVLGPQHPDTATSLNNLALLYHLTGAYAKAEPLYERALAIREKVLGPQHPATATSLNNLAGLYETTGTYAKAEPLYERALAIQLKVLGPTHPATATSLNNLAGLYKATGTYAKAEPLYERALAIREKVLGPQHPTTAASLNNLAELYETTGTYAKAEPLYERALAIWEKVLGPQHPTTATSLNNLAGLYKATGTYAKAEPLYERALAIREKVLGPQHPATATSLNNLAGLYEATGTYAKAEPLYERALAIWEKVLGPQHPDTATSLDNLATLYHVTGAYAKAEPLYERALAIQEKVLGPTHPATATSLSHLAALYEATGTYAKAEPLYERALAIREKVLGPQHPATATSLNNLAGLYKATGTYAKAEPLYERALAIQEKVLGPTHPAMATSLSHLAGLYKATGTYAKAEPLYERALAIREKVLGPQHPDTGIVLYELAFLAWRQSRSADALDKFQRAVHIEDLNARRVLVQGDEERKQAYLATLVESTVVTSFAVAAALHEPTATSLGLEVVLQRKGRILDVLTDSLLRLRKRLTPEDQELLTNYQAATTDWATLNMRGPGPLRLEQYRTQLVALQQQISSFETQLSSRSGRFRAELDPVTLEKVQRALPPRAVLLEWVHYEPFKPEAINNEPSWGAPRYAVYLLKPSGSAVLVDLGEAQAIDTEVASLLAAVRHPGGTKTVQMRAQALHRRLLQTLYPHVGSATQLLISPDGALNLLPFGVLQDSQGQYLAEQYEITYLTSGRDLLRPASSATTQHPMLLVANPDFGPLDSLATGEIVKARRSADVERGGLRFTPLPGTAQEAEVLGALLQLQPSQMMTESFATEAAVKQVHGPQILHLATHGFFLSDQPMDLTASARAAGFAPELRPLSLRQENPLLRSGLALAGANQLRSGPKDDGILTALEMASLDLDGTELAVLSACETGVGDVHNGEGVYGLRRALVLAGVRAQVVSLWKVDDATTKEFMVAYYKQLQTGMGPSAALSVVQIAMQKNPTLAHPYYWAAFVVIGNASPLN, from the coding sequence ATGAGACAGCTGGCCTTGCATCAAGTGTGGTGTCTATTCTTCGCATGCATTGCCACGCTGACCACCTTAACCCCTACTTGGGGAAAGAAAGACGAATTAGCAACAGCCGAGCAGCTAAATACAAAAGTGATGCTCCTATATGATAGCGGGAAGTACACCGAAGCCATCTCCCTAGCTAAAAGAGCGCTGGTAATTAACGAATCTGCTTTAGGACAGAACCATCCGACCACGGCGGCGAGCCTGAACAATCTTGCGACGCTGTATCACCTTACCGGCGCCTATGCGAAGGCGGAGCCTCTGTATGAACGCGCCCTCGCGATTCGGGAGAAAGTCCTGGGGCCGCAGCATCCGACCACGGCGACGAGCCTGAACAATCTTGCGGGGCTGTATAAGGCCACTGGTACTTATGCGAAGGCGGAGCCTCTGTATGAACGCGCCCTCGCGATTCGGGAGAAAGTCCTGGGGCCGCAGCATCCGACCACGGCGACGAGCCTAGACGATCTTGCGGGGCTGTATGAGGCCACTGGTACTTATGCGAAGGCGGAGCCTCTGTATGAACGCGCCCTCGCGATTCGGGAGAAAGTCCTGGGGCCGCAGCATCCAGACACGGCGACGAGCCTGAACAATCTTGCGCTTCTTTATCACCTTACCGGCGCCTATGCGAAGGCGGAGCCTCTGTATGAACGCGCCCTCGCGATTCGGGAGAAAGTCCTGGGGCCGCAGCATCCGGCCACGGCGACGAGCCTGAACAATCTTGCGGGGCTGTATGAAACCACTGGTACTTATGCCAAGGCGGAGCCTCTGTATGAACGCGCCCTCGCGATCCAGCTGAAGGTCCTCGGCCCGACCCATCCGGCCACGGCGACGAGCCTGAACAATCTTGCGGGGCTGTATAAGGCCACTGGTACTTATGCCAAGGCGGAGCCTCTGTATGAACGCGCCCTCGCGATTCGGGAGAAAGTCCTGGGGCCGCAGCATCCGACCACGGCGGCGAGCCTGAACAATCTTGCGGAGCTGTATGAAACCACTGGTACTTATGCCAAGGCGGAGCCTCTGTATGAACGCGCCCTCGCGATTTGGGAGAAAGTCCTGGGGCCGCAGCATCCGACCACGGCGACGAGCCTGAACAATCTTGCGGGGCTGTATAAGGCCACTGGTACTTATGCCAAGGCGGAGCCTCTGTATGAACGCGCCCTCGCGATTCGGGAGAAAGTCCTGGGGCCGCAGCATCCGGCCACGGCGACGAGCCTGAACAATCTTGCGGGGCTGTATGAGGCCACTGGTACTTATGCCAAGGCGGAGCCTCTGTATGAACGCGCCCTCGCGATTTGGGAGAAAGTCCTGGGGCCGCAGCATCCAGACACGGCGACGAGCCTAGACAATCTTGCGACGCTGTATCACGTTACCGGCGCCTATGCGAAGGCGGAGCCTCTGTATGAACGCGCCCTCGCGATCCAGGAGAAGGTCCTCGGCCCGACCCATCCGGCCACGGCGACGAGCCTGAGCCATCTTGCGGCGCTGTATGAGGCCACTGGTACTTATGCCAAGGCGGAGCCTCTGTATGAACGCGCCCTCGCGATTCGGGAGAAAGTCCTGGGGCCGCAGCATCCGGCCACGGCGACGAGCCTGAACAATCTTGCGGGGCTGTATAAGGCCACTGGTACTTATGCCAAGGCGGAGCCTCTGTATGAACGCGCCCTCGCGATCCAGGAGAAGGTCCTCGGCCCGACCCATCCGGCCATGGCGACGAGCCTGAGCCATCTTGCGGGGCTGTATAAGGCCACTGGTACTTATGCCAAGGCGGAGCCTCTGTATGAACGCGCCCTCGCGATTCGGGAGAAAGTCCTGGGGCCGCAGCATCCAGACACGGGAATTGTCTTGTACGAATTGGCCTTTCTGGCCTGGCGCCAATCCCGTTCGGCCGATGCCCTGGATAAGTTCCAACGAGCGGTGCACATCGAGGATCTCAATGCCCGAAGAGTATTGGTGCAGGGTGATGAGGAACGGAAGCAAGCATATCTGGCGACACTCGTAGAATCCACTGTGGTGACCAGCTTTGCAGTAGCCGCAGCGTTGCATGAGCCGACAGCGACAAGCTTGGGACTGGAGGTCGTGCTGCAGCGCAAAGGCCGTATCTTAGATGTCTTGACGGACAGCCTCCTGCGCCTGCGCAAGAGGCTGACGCCGGAAGACCAAGAGCTGCTGACGAACTATCAAGCAGCCACGACAGACTGGGCCACTTTAAATATGCGTGGGCCCGGGCCGCTCCGCCTGGAGCAGTATCGGACACAGCTCGTAGCGTTGCAGCAGCAGATCAGCAGCTTCGAAACGCAACTTAGTAGTCGCAGTGGCCGGTTCCGCGCTGAGCTCGACCCAGTCACGCTGGAAAAGGTCCAGCGCGCACTTCCACCCCGAGCGGTGCTTCTTGAATGGGTGCACTATGAACCCTTCAAGCCCGAAGCCATCAATAATGAACCCAGCTGGGGCGCTCCTCGCTATGCAGTCTACCTGCTGAAGCCTAGCGGATCGGCGGTGTTAGTTGATCTGGGGGAAGCCCAAGCCATCGACACGGAGGTTGCTTCACTACTTGCCGCCGTGCGCCACCCGGGTGGGACAAAAACGGTGCAGATGCGGGCGCAAGCACTCCATCGCCGATTACTCCAGACGCTCTATCCACATGTGGGATCAGCCACCCAGCTCTTGATCTCACCCGATGGGGCACTCAATCTCCTGCCGTTTGGTGTGCTTCAGGATAGCCAAGGGCAGTATCTGGCTGAGCAATATGAAATTACCTATCTCACGAGTGGCCGCGATCTGTTGCGGCCGGCATCTTCGGCCACCACACAGCATCCGATGTTGCTGGTAGCGAATCCCGACTTTGGCCCTCTGGACTCGCTTGCGACAGGAGAAATAGTCAAAGCACGCCGCTCGGCGGATGTGGAGCGCGGCGGGTTACGGTTTACACCGTTGCCCGGCACCGCGCAAGAGGCTGAGGTCCTGGGTGCGCTTCTTCAACTACAACCGAGTCAGATGATGACGGAGAGCTTTGCCACCGAGGCAGCCGTGAAGCAGGTCCACGGCCCTCAGATCCTGCATCTGGCCACGCATGGGTTTTTTCTGTCGGATCAACCTATGGATCTCACGGCCTCGGCACGCGCGGCTGGCTTTGCACCGGAGCTGCGCCCTCTCAGCCTTCGTCAGGAGAACCCACTCCTGCGCTCGGGTCTCGCATTAGCCGGGGCGAACCAACTCCGCTCGGGGCCCAAGGACGATGGCATTCTCACGGCACTCGAGATGGCCAGTCTTGATCTGGACGGCACAGAGTTGGCTGTCCTGTCAGCGTGTGAAACCGGGGTGGGAGATGTGCACAACGGGGAAGGTGTCTATGGGCTGCGTCGAGCGCTGGTCCTGGCCGGCGTACGTGCACAAGTGGTCAGTCTCTGGAAGGTCGATGATGCGACCACGAAGGAGTTCATGGTCGCCTATTATAAACAACTACAGACGGGCATGGGTCCCTCCGCTGCGCTCAGCGTCGTACAGATTGCCATGCAAAAGAATCCGACGCTGGCTCATCCCTACTATTGGGCTGCCTTTGTCGTGATTGGCAACGCCTCGCCCTTAAACTGA